The following are encoded together in the Scomber scombrus chromosome 7, fScoSco1.1, whole genome shotgun sequence genome:
- the LOC133983304 gene encoding solute carrier family 45 member 4-like produces MVPLKSNETLMGGEAEERKTLGLPERRTPKEEGKDSDSEKEDAEGGVEEGRGMRIPLHRWVMHGAVMFGREFCYAMETALVTPVLLQIGLPEQYYSLTWFLSPILGLLFTPVIGSASDRCTLRWGRRRPFILALCVGVLLGVAMFLNGSLIGLSVGDTPDSQPIGIVLTVVGVVVLDFCADASEGPIRAYLLDVADTEEQDMALNIHAFSAGLGGAVGYMLGGLDWTGTALGRAFRSQEQVLFLFAGIIFIISVTLHMVSIPERHFAPSRQPKTTGSGELNSQLSFRPAGHTPPLLDVIAEEDAFAPALESDPEDEEMDFLTVERVRSKSDSVLAMPDATIELDSDLDPDSQLFLPEVHHFLPETQAEDVFKPSDNSNPPDGPPVLTDGMAVLEPRSPTLAELKDPTNHLPPLPQSSSDSEDSCLKTQTKVANGFNTGLSSSEHSNAMKGHAATRVPNRPSNTSVLSRPHPHTFYRQPSFTFSYYGRVGSQRYRLRRTVPSTPQRITTSRSLNDLSDLQRCADKRELHLSVSSLSSEGSASEVGAERGTTVRLLWLSMFKMPKQLWRLCICHLVTWFSIIAEAVFYTDFMGQVIYNGEPTAPANSTKLQDYNRGVQMGCWGLVVYAATAAISSAILQKSLDNFDLSIKVIYIVGTLSFSIGTAVMAIFPNVYVAMVMISSMGVISMSISYCPYALLGQYHEIKEYIHHSPANTRRGFGIDCAILSCQVYISQILVASALGAVIEAVDSVRVIPVMASGGSFLGFLSACFLVIYPDVEPNSSATDQGLAGLPVESDANGERTSQSLALLDLADRDSVKKIENHSVA; encoded by the exons ATGGTTCCTCTCAAGTCAAACGAGACCTTAATGggaggagaagcagaggagaggaagactTTAGGCCTTCCTGAGAGGAGGACAcctaaggaagaaggaaaagacagTGACAGTGAGAAGGAGGATGCAGAGGGTGGGGTTGAAGAGGGTCGAGGTATGCGGATTCCTCTGCATCGCTGGGTCATGCACGGGGCTGTGATGTTTGGCCGTGAGTTCTGCTACGCCATGGAAACAGCCCTGGTGACACCAGTGCTGCTGCAGATAG gtcTTCCTGAGCAATATTACAGTTTAACGTGGTTCCTCAGTCCGATCCTGGGTCTCCTCTTCACACCTGTGATTGGCTCAGCCAGTGACCGCTGTACTTTGCGGTGGGGCAGGAGAAGACCGTTCATCCTGGCCCTGTGTGTAGGTGTCCTGCTGGGGGTGgcaatgtttttaaatggatCATTAATAG GTCTGTCCGTTGGCGATACCCCAGACAGCCAGCCAATTGGCATCGTCCTTACTGTAGTTGGTGTAGTGGTCCTGGACTTCTGCGCTGATGCCTCTGAGGGACCAATTAGAGCATACCTTCTTGATGTTGCTGATACTGAGGAGCAAGATATGGCCCTAAATATTCATGCCTTCTCTgctg GTCTTGGTGGAGCAGTGGGCTACATGCTAGGTGGTCTAGACTGGACTGGCACAGCTCTGGGACGTGCATTTAGGTCACAGGAACAAGTCCTCTTCCTGTTTGCAGGCATCATCTTCATTATCTCTGTCACACTGCACATGGTCAGTATCCCAGAACGGCATTTTGCCCCATCCCGCCAGCCTAAAACCACAGGAAGCGGGGAGTTGAACAGCCAGTTGTCTTTCAGGCCTGCTGGCCACACGCCGCCTTTACTTGATGTGATTGCAGAGGAGGATGCCTTCGCTCCAGCTCTGGAATCAGATCCCGAGGACGAGGAAATGGATTTCCTTACTGTAGAGCGAGTGCGGAGTAAAAGTGATTCAGTCTTAGCCATGCCAGATGCTACAATCGAGTTGGATTCTGACCTCGACCCAGACTCACAACTCTTCCTGCCAGAGGTGCATCACTTTCTACCAGAGACACAGGCGGAAGATGTTTTCAAGCCATCAGATAACAGTAATCCTCCCGATGGACCACCTGTCCTTACTGATGGGATGGCGGTCTTGGAGCCTAGAAGTCCCACCTTGGCTGAGCTTAAGGATCCAACAAaccatcttcctcctctcccccagAGCAGTTCTGACTCAGAGGACTCATGTCTAAAAACCCAG ACCAAGGTTGCCAATGGTTTCAATACTGGCTTGTCCTCCTCTGAACACTCCAATGCAATGAAAGGCCACGCTGCCACTAGGGTGCCAAACCGGCCCTCCAATACCTCAGTTTTATCCCgaccacacccacacaccttCTACAGACAA CcctctttcactttctcctACTATGGACGAGTGGGTTCCCAGCGCTATCGGCTGCGACGAACAGTGCCTTCAACCCCTCAGCGAATCACCACCTCCCGCAGTCTGAATGATCTGAGCGACCTCCAGCGTTGTGCAGACAAGCGGGAGTTGCATTTGTCAGTTAGCAGTCTGTCATCTGAGGGCTCTGCCAGTGAGGTGGGAGCAGAAAGGGGGACGACTGTGCGTCTGCTCTGGTTGTCCATGTTTAAG ATGCCGAAACAGCTGTGGAGATTGTGCATATGTCACCTTGTCACATGGTTCTCCATTATAGCTGAAGCTGTGTTTTATACTGATTTCATGGGACAGGTGATCTACAATGGAGAGCCCACG GCACCAGCCAATTCCACAAAGCTACAAGATTATAACAGAGGAGTACAGATGGGCTGCTGGGGGCTGGTGGTGTACGCGGCTACTGCTGCTATCTCCTctg CTATCCTTCAGAAGTCCCTGGATAATTTTGACCTGAGCATTAAGGTCATCTACATTGTTGGAACTCTGAGCTTCTCGATAG GAACTGCTGTGATGGCTATCTTCCCTAATGTgtatgttgccatggtgatgatCAGCAGCATGGGTGTCATCTCCATGAGTATCTCCTACTGTCCCTATGCATTACTTGGGCAGTACCATGAAATCAAAGAG TACATTCACCATAGTCCAGCAAATACTCGAAGAGGTTTTGGTATTGACTGTGCTATCTTATCCTGCCAG GTCTACATCAGCCAGATTCTGGTTGCATCAGCCCTTGGAGCTGTCATAGAAGCAGTTGACAGTGTGCGTGTCATCCCTGTAATGGCCTCTGGTGGCTCCTTCCTTGGCTTCCTTTCTGCCTGTTTCCTCGTTATTTATCCTGATGTGGAGCCCAACAGCTCAGCGACGGACCAGGGCTTGGCGGGTTTGCCTGTAGAGTCAGACGCAAATGGAGAAAGGACCAGTCAGAGTCTGGCTCTGCTGGACCTCGCAGACAGAGATAGTGTGAAGAAGATAGAGAATcactctgttgcctaa
- the gpr20 gene encoding G-protein coupled receptor 20 yields MNSNSTESWVFINTSFPLLPVLASSSNRSGMEAYLQKLAHLDEGLYNDFYGLWIALMVINSLIFLVGMVLNIVALYVFFFRTKQKTTSVIYTINLAVSDLLVNLSLPTRILLYYSGGACLTCSYLHIFSYFVNMYCSILFLTCICVDRYLAIVQVEASRRWRNSGVAKCVCVSVWLFAIVVTYSFLSTAFQHTGCCLSKLLFLTIFEFFLPLVIIVVFTLRIMWALADRRLMQQSRERRRRAVQLLTTVLIIFTVCFTPFHIRQVVVYFYPDMPHHVIVYHLTVTLSSLNSCMDPVVYCFVTNNFQTTMRNIFRRADPEQTSGDIISMQQSSKGSGGTVYAISNNVIMMTKIPTSV; encoded by the exons ATGAACTCCAACAGTACTGAGTCCTGGGTTTTTATCAACACCTCATTTCCCCTCCTGCCTGTACTAGCCAGTTCCAGCAACAGAAGTGGCATGGAAGCATATCTCCAAAAACTAGCTCATTTAGATGAGGGACTCTACAATGACTTCTATGGCCTTTGGATTGCACTGATGGTCATAAACTCTCTCATATTCCTA GTGGGCATGGTGCTCAACATTGTGGcactttatgttttctttttccgcACCAAGCAAAAGACCACATCAGTGATCTATACCATCAACCTTGCAGTGTCAGACCTCTTGGTGAATCTCTCTCTGCCGACTCGCATCCTGCTTTACTACAGTGGAGGAGCTTGTCTCACCTGCTCCTACCTGCATATCTTCAGCTACTTTGTCAACATGTACTGCAGCATTTTGTTTCTGACCTGTATATGTGTCGACCGTTACCTTGCCATAGTGCAG GTTGAAGCATCCCGTCGTTGGAGGAACTCCGGTGTGGCCAAatgcgtgtgtgtctctgtctggcTGTTTGCCATTGTGGTCACCTACTCCTTCCTCTCCACTGCTTTCCAGCACACAGGCTGCTGTCTCTCAAAGCTCCTGTTCCTCACAATCTTTGAGTTTTTTCTACCCCTCGTCATCATTGTGGTTTTCACTTTGCGGATAATGTGGGCCCTTGCTGATCGCCGCCTGATGCAGCAGAGCAG ggagaggagaaggagggctGTTCAGCTGCTGACCACTGTGCTGATCATTTTCACTGTCTGCTTCACACCTTTCCACATCAGACAG GTGGTGGTGTACTTCTACCCTGACATGCCTCATCATGTGATAGTCTACCACTTGACTGTCACTCTCAGTAGTTTGAATAGCTGTATGGATCCTGTTGTCTACTGCTTTGTCACAAACAATTTCCAG ACCACGATGAGAAATATTTTCCGTCGTGCAGATCCTGAGCAGACCagtggtgacatcatcagcatGCAGCAAAGCTCCAAGGGCTCAGGAGGAACAGTCTACGCTATCTCTAATAATGTGATCATGATGACCAAGATTCCCACCTCAGTGTAG